ATGATTCTGCCACAAAACCTGTACGAGTCTGAACTTTCAATACATATAAACCTGGTTTCCCAGAAATGGCTAAAATTTTGTCTAAATTCATGTTTATTAAAATTAGTATTAAGAATTTTATAATTTATTTTATGTTCTAAATTCTAAAGAACATTATCTGCCTTTTTTAGCAGCTGCAAATTTCATTCTGTATTCCTGAAAAGTTTTACCTTCAGTAATATTTTTCAATTTCTTCTGGATCAAACGCTTTTTCAGTGAAGATATTTTATCTGTAAATAAAACCCCTTCGATGTGGTCGTATTCGTGCTGGATAACTCTGGCAATTAAACCATCGAAAACTTCTGTTTTCATTACAAAATCTTCTTCGCAGTATTCAATTGTAACGGTTGGTTTTCTATATACATCTTCACGAACATCCGGAATACTTAAGCATCCTTCGTTAAAACTCCACTCCTCACCTTCTTCCTTAACGATTTTAGCATTGATAAAAGTTCTTTTAAATCCTTTTAAATCCTTTTGTTCATCAGCCGGTAAATCTTCATCGTCGCTAAAAGGAGTTGTATCAATCACAAATATACGAATTGGCAAACCTACCTGCGGTGCAGCAAGTCCAACACCGTAAGCATTATACATGGTTTCGTACATGTTTGCTATCGTTTCTTTCAGGTTTGGATAATCCGGTGTTATTGCCGTACCTACTTTTCTTAAAACAGGATCACCATATCCTACAATTGGTAAAATCATTTGTATTTATTTAATGTTTTATCTAACGAAAACCTTTATTAAAGTTCGCGTAATTCAGCTGGCAAAAATAGTAAAAAATAGTCAATGAATAGTTTTAAACCTATATTATAACATATTTTTTATATGCGTTCAAAAACTCAGCTATAATTATGCCAAAATATTTCTCACAATTAGTAACTTTGCTAGTAAACCTCACTTTATGATTGACCGTATTTCGAAATTCACCAACAGCACATCTTTTTTAAATGCATCAAAAGTTACTATTGCCTCAGTTGTGCCTGTACTGATTTTGAATTTTTTAGGGCATTTTGAAATAGGTTTTACCATTGCACTAGGAGCTTTCTACACCTATCCAAGTGATATCCCAAGTTCGCTGATCCATAAAATAAAAGGTCTTATTGTGGCTTCTTTTATCGTTTCGGGAGTAAATTTATTAGTTAATTTTGCCTATCCATATCCGCTTATATTTTATCCCTTTTTAGGTTTTTTATTATTTTTATGTTCAATGATCTCAGTTTACGGCCAGCGCGCTACTCTGGTTTCGTTTTCTGCTTTATTATCAATTTCTTTATCATTCGGGCATTTGCATGAAGGCTGGGAAGCGGTTCAGTATTCCGGTTTTATTTTTGTCGGTGGTATTTTATATTTGATTGTTTCCTTAATATTCCATTTTGTACAGCCTTATAAATATATAGAATTGCAAATTGCCGAAGGAATTAAGCTAACGGCAAAATACCTTAAGTTAAGAGGCGATTTATGGAGTCCCGAAGCTAATCGTGAGAAAATAATCGAAAAACAACTGGCCATACAGGTTGATCTGAATTTAATTCATGAAGATCTGCGAAAAATGCTTATTGGCAATCAAAGCGCCTCCGGGACTACAAGTCAAAACCGTAAAATGCTTTTGGTTTTTATTACCCTTGTTGAAATTCAGGAACTTGCTTTGTATACTTCGTTTGACCACAGCAAACTTCATGAAAAATTTGACAAACATCCCGAAGTTCTCAGGACGTATCAAAACGTGGCTTATAAACTGGCTTCGACTTTAAAAAAGCTTTCAAAAAATGTGCATACTATCAGCGTTTATGTTGATAAGAATGATCTCAAAAACGAACTGGACGCATTAGAATTTGCCATTTTTGATTATGAAAAAACATTAGGAAAAGAAGCCGCTGCAGAGGGTGTTTTGATGCTGACCAATATGCTAAAATATGCTAAAAATCAGGTTGGAAAAATCAAAACCATTCAGCGTGCTTTATCACTTGCCATGCAGTCCTATAAACTAAAAGATAAGGACAAAGAACTGGAAAAATTCTTAACACCGCAATATTACCCTATACGAACACTACTTGAGAATTTAAGCCTTTCATCATCGATTTTCAGGCATTCATTACGTTTAACCATTACTATATTAGTAGGTTTATTTATTGGTGAAGCACTTGATCTGCAAAATACGTACTGGATTTTACTGACCATTGTAGTAATCATGCGTCCGGGCTACGGTTTAACAAAAGAGCGATCGTATAATCGTATGTTCGGAACGGTTTTGGGCGGTTTATTAGCTTTCGGGATAGTATCTGTGGTTCAAAACCATGTTGCTTTGAGTATTTTTTCTATTGTGTGCATGCTTTTGGGTATATCTTTTACTCAGATTAACTATAAAATCAGTGCTACATTTGTAACCATGTATGTGGTTTTTATATACGGAATTTTAACGCCGAATGTGGTCGAGGTTATTCAGTTTAGAATATTGGATTCCCTGACCGGAGCGACTTTAGCTTTTATTGCTAATCAGTTTTTATGGCCGGCATGGGAATTTATCAATACCCCTATTCATCTCGAAAATTCGATCAGGGCAAACAGAAATTACTTAAAAGAAATTGCTGATTTCTATAATGCAAAAGGAGAAATTCCAACTTCGTACCGATTATCGAGAAAAAATGCTTTTGTTGAAATTGGAAATTTAATGACATCTTTTCAGCGTATGATGCAGGAACCTAAGTCAAAGCAAAAAACAATGCCTTTGGTAAATAAACTTGTGGTATTGAATCATTCGCTTTTGTCTGCCTTAGCCTCTTTGTCTACTTATATACAATCACATCAGACTACATCGGCATCAGAATCTTTTAACTATATCATCAGAACGATTTTACTAAATCTGGAACATTCTATTTCGATTTTAAGAAACGAAACCATTATTACGGATACGTTTTTTGACAAGGAAGATGTTACTTTACAGTTTGAAGAACTAAAACGTAAAAACTTTAATCGATTGGCTGCAGATGATGAACTGGACAAAGAAACACGTCAGGCCAAAATGCAGGAGGCTCAGATGGTGATCGAACAATTAATCTGGATGAGCAATCTGGCAGAAAAAATCCTGAAAATCACAAAAGAGCTAAAAACAACAAATCCAGATTAATTCATCTGGATCTGCTTATTTATAAGAGTAAAAACTCTATTATTTAATTTTTAAAACCTCTGCAGTATATTTTCTTAATTCTGCTAAAAGTTCCGGATTATCATTTAATGTTTTACCATAAGAAGGAATCATTTCTTTAAGTTTGGCTTCCCATTCCGGTGTTTTTATCTGACCGCCAAAACATCTGCCGATTAAATCAATCATGATAGCAACAGCAGTAGATGCACCCGGAGAAGCTCCTAACAAAACAGCCAAAGTTCCGTCGTGTGTACTGATTACTTCTGTTCCAAATTCAAGAACACCGCCCTCTTTTTCATCTTTTTTAATAACCTGAACACGCTGTCCGGCTCTTTCCAGTACCCAGTCTTTCGAGCGTGCCGAAGGAAGGTATTCACGAAGTGCTTTCATTCTGTCTTTTGGAGACTGACGAACCTGCTCGATTAAATATTTGGTTAAAGGAATATTATGATATCCCGCAGATAACATTGGGATTAAGTTGTTTGTTTTGATTGATAAAGGCAGGTCTAAATAAGAACCATTTTTTAAGAAACGTGTTGAGAATCCGGCGAAAGGCCCAAAAAGAAGCGCTTTTTCACCATCAATTACACGGGTATCAATATGCGGAACCGACATTGGCGGCGCACCAACACTGGCTTTTCCGTATACTTTTGCCTGATGCTTGGCAATTACCTCCGGATTTGTACATTTTAACCATTGTCCGCTTACCGGAAAACCTCCGTAACCGTGGCCTTCAGGAACATTTGCTTTTTCAAGCAAAGGCAATGATCCTCCTCCGGCACCAATAAATACAAATTTAGGGTATGCTTTACGCTTTTGTCCTGTAGAAAGATCTTTGATCTTGATTCTCCAGGATTTGTCTTCGCGTTGTCTTAATTTTTTAACTTCGTGATTGAAGAATAATTGTACGCCGTCTAATTTTTCAAGATAATTAAACATGCTTCTGGTAAGGGCGCCAAAGTTAACATCGGTACCAATTTCCATGTGTGTCGCAGCCAATTTTTCGCCTTCTTCTCTTCCTTCCATTACAAGAGGCATCCATTCTTTTAGTTTTTGAAAATCTGTACTAAAAGTCATTTCAGAAAAAATAGGATTGCTTTGAAGAATTTCAAATCTCTTTTTAAGATATTCTACATTTTTTTCTCCCCATACAAAACTCATATGAGGAACACTTTTGATAAAGTTTTCCGGCGAAGGAACTTTATTCTGCTGTACTAAATATGACCAAAACTGGCGTGATATTTCAAAAGATTCTGCAATACTGACTGCTTTTTTAGGATCAATACTTCCGTCAGGTTTCTCTGGAGTATAATTTAGCTCACAAAATGCAGAGTGTCCGGTTCCGGCATTATTCCATGCGTCTGAACTTTCGGCAGCCGCCACATCTAATCTTTCGTAAATTTCAATTTTTATATCCGGCTGCAGTTCTTTTAAGATTAAACCAAGAGTTGCACTCATAATTCCAGCTCCAATAAGCACTACATCACTACTGGAACGTATTGTATTGTCAGGCATAACAGTATTTGTTTTTAAAAGTGCAAAGGTACTTTTTTCAATCGCAAAAAAAAACTAATTTTTACATGATAAAAGTTAGAAAATCATATTTTTTTGTGAAAAAGTGAAATTAATTTGATGCAAACTTAAAAACGATTAAAAGAAAGATAATCCTGAAGCATAATAGTTGCAGAAATTTCATCGATAAGCCCTTTATTCTGGCGCTGTTTCTTACTTAGCCCACTGTCGATCATGGTTTGGAATGCCATTTTTGAAGTAAAGCGTTCATCGACTCGAATAACTTTCATATCCGGAAAAATATTTGAAAAATGCGTTACAAAACCGTTTATAACAGAAGCACTCTCAGAGGGCTGTCCATTCATTTGTTTCGGTTCGCCAATTAAAACCGCTTCTACCTTTTCTTTTGCAAAATAATCTTTTAAAAAGTCAATTAAATTATGGGTTGGAATTGTAGTTAAACCCGAAGCAATAATCTTCATTTCGTCTGTAACTGCAATTCCCGTACGTTTTTGTCCGTAATCTATAGAGAGGATTCTTGGCATTTTAAATTTTTTATCAAAGGTAACTATTTAATTTTGTCAATTTCCAAAAAAAAGGCTTGTTCTGATGCTTAATTAAGGCTGATAAATCTTAATAATTAAAAAGTTTAGAATACTTTTGTGCCGAAATTAATATTATAACCAGTGGTATTATATTTCTAACAAAAACAAAAATAACAAACCTGCCAAAACCCCCTTTTAATGGACAATTACAAAAGAAATGTCTTTCTGTTTTTAGAAAGATTTATTCTCATTTTCTTCGTTTACCAACTCACACGAATTCTGTTTTATTACCTAAATCTTGATTTATTTCACCAATTAGATTACAGAGTCTTTATAGGCGGATTTTTCTTTGATCTTGCCGCTATTACTTATATAAATATTCTGTTTGCCATAGCACATATTGTTCCCGGCAATTTTAAATATACTAAAATTTATCAGGAAACACTTCGAATTGCTTTTTATGTTGTTAATATCATTTTTATTGCAACGAATTTTATTGACATTATTTATTATCGTTTTACTAACAGGCGAAGTACATATGGCATGATTACGGCCAAAGGAATGGAACATGAAGCTTTTATCCTGATCCCTTCATTTTTAAAAGAATTTTGGTATATCGCAATTCTTTTTCTTGTCATTTGCTTTCTTTTATGGAAATTAATCCCAAAAGCTGCTAAAACTGTTGAAATTGAAAAGTTAACGCGCAGGAATTATTTAGAAATGACAGCCATTATCTCCGTTTTTATTTTGGGAGCGGTTGTGGTAATCAGAGGAGGTGTACAAGAAAAACCCATCAGAATTGTTGACGGAATTAAATTTGGAAACTTAAACAATTCCGCATTGGTTTTAAACACGCCTTTTACTATCCTAAAAACTTTTTCAAAAAAGAATGATCTTGAAAAAGCGGCTTTTTTCAATCCAAAGGAACTCAATTCTATTTACTGTCCGGTTCAGTCCATACGATCAAACGAAGCTAAAATCAAAAAAAATGTTGTCATTATTATTTTAGAAAGTTTTGGAAATGAAAATATTAATCGCGGACAAACTCCTTTTTTGGATTCACTGATTACAAAATCACACTATTTTAAAAATGCATTTGCTAACGGAAAAGTTTCTATTGATGCTGTTCCTTCCGTTATTTCAAGTATTCCAAGTTTAATGAACAGTCCGTTTATTACTTCCAGTTTCTCATTAAACAGAACACAGAGCCTTCCTCATATGCTGAAAAAAGAAAACTACCATACTTCTTTTTTTCATGGCGCATTTAACGGAAGCCAAAACTTTGACCAATATTGCAAATCTGCAGAATTCGACGAATACTATGGAAAAGACGAATATACAGGTAAAGAAGCTTTTGATGGGCGCTGGGGAATTTTCGATGATGAATTTATGCAATTCTATGCTTCAAAATTAAACTCATTCAGACAACCTTTTTTCAGTACAATATTTACTATTTCCTCGCACAATCCTTATATCATTCCGGATAAATACAAAGGTAAATTCCCTAAGGGTGAAACTGTAATTCAGGAAAGTATTGCTTATACTGATTTTGCATTGCGTAATTTTTTCAAAACTATTCAAAAAGAAGACTGGTACAAAAATACCTTGTTTGTTATTACGGCTGATCATACATCATCCAGCGGCAATAAAGCTATTGACCAGACAAGTCTGGGTAAATTCAGGATTCCGATTTTATTCTTCGATCCTTCGGTGCCCGACTTTAAAGGAGTTGACGAGAGAATTTTTCAGCAGGTTGATATAATGCCAAGCGTTCTGGATTATTTGCATATTAATACCGATGTGGTCAGCTTTGGAAAAAGTTATAAATCAAAACAAAATTTTGCAGTTCATTATCTGCAGGGAACGTATTACTACATTAATAATGACTACTATATGGCTTTTGCTAATAATGAAGCTATTGGTTTTTATAACTGGAAAAAAGATCCATTGCTAAAACACAATCTGATGCACACAGAAACTAAGCTGGTCAAAGAATCCGAAAAATTCTTAAAAGCTTACATTCAGTCTTTCAATAATCGTGTGTTAGATAATGAATTAAGTATCTAAAATCAAAAGCCCGCTTTGAAAATTTCAAAGCGGGCTTATATTTTAAAAAAGAATAACTGTTTTTATCGGCTGAATAATCGGCTGAAAAAACCTCTCTGTTCTTCTTCCTCTTCTTCCTGTTCGTAATTTGCAAATTTTGCATGTGCTTTTTCATGCTCAAAAATAAGCTCTTTAATATATTCAACATACGTTCTCTTTTTTTCTTCCAGAAAACCTATTAAATATTTCTCGCTGAATTCAACACCGCTTGCCGCTTCAATTTGAAGTAATTTTTTGTACAAAGGCTCAATATGCATTGTAATCACTTCCTGAGGTACAGATTGTCTTCTTGCAAAATAGTTTACAATAACACCGTTTTCATCTCTCGCAATGTCAAAATCTGTAATAACCCAGTAATACCTGCCTGTTTTAGCCAGGTTTTTTACAATAGCGTGAAAGTTTTTTCCGTTTTTAAGATTTTCCCAAAGCACTTTAAAAATAACCTTCGGCATATCCGGATGGCGAATAATATTGTGCGGCTGTCCCATTAATTCGTAATCTTCATAGCCACAAACGTCAACAAAAACTTCATTGGCATATTCAATAATACCATAAGCATTTGTTTTACTCATAATTACTTGTGATTTGTCCCATGCAACTTCTTTGTCAATAACTGTAACTGGAGTTCTAGGTTGATTTTCTTGATTCATGTGTCGATTATATTAATGTTTTTTCAATTCTAGCTCGTTTAGAATTAATCCGACAAAATTAGACAGAACAAAAAGTCACAAACCTGACTTTTATCATATTCTGATACAAAAAAAACTTTTAAAGGCAGTGTTGTAATTTTTAAAGTATATTGAAAAAATAAATTTCCCAAAATAAAAACAAAAAGTTAAATCTGTAACATTATCCAGTCTTTTAACCTTTTTGCTTTTCTTTAAATACGTTATCTTTGCCAAAAATTAAACTTATGAATTCTTTACAGACTATAATTGAACAAGCTTGGGAAAACAGAGCTTTATTACAAGAAACAGCTACAACGAATGCTATTAGAGAAGTTATCGAATTGGTAGACGCAGGAAAATTGCGTGTTGCAGAACCTGTTGGCGACAAATGGCAGGTTAACGAATGGGTTAAAAAAGCCGTTGTAATGTATTTCCCAATTCAAAAAATGGAAACATGGGAATCCGGTATTTTTGAATACCACGATAAAATGTTACTTAAAAAAGGTTATGCTGAAAAAGGAATTCGTGTAGTACCAAATGCTGTAGCCCGTTATGGAGCTTATATATCAAGCGGTGTAATCTTAATGCCAAGTTATGTAAATATTGGTGCTTATGTAGACGAAGGAACTATGGTTGACACCTGGGCAACTGTAGGAAGCTGTGCTCAAATTGGTAAAAATGTTCACTTAAGCGGCGGTGTTGGTATTGGCGGGGTTTTAGAGCCATTGCAGGCAGCTCCTGTAATTATCGAAGACGGTGCTTTTATTGGTTCACGTTGTATTGTAGTAGAAGGTGTTCACGTTGGTAAAGAAGCTGTTCTTGGCGCTAACGTTTGTCTTACGGCTTCAACAAAAATTATCGATGTAACAGGCGACGAACCGGTTGAAATGAAAGGCTATGTACCTGCTCGTTCTGTGGTTATACCAGGAAGTTACACTAAGAAATTTGCTGCCGGAGAATACCAGGTTCCATGCGCATTAATCATTGGAACCCGCAAACCATCAACAGATTTGAAAACTTCTTTAAACAATGCGCTTCGTGAATACGATGTTGCAGTGTAATTAAAAAATCATAAAACTCCTGTTTTCACAGGAGTTTTTTTTTACAGTATCTTCAACTGAAAATAAATCTTATTTTACTACAAAATTACCATTCAGAGAATATTTTTTATTTAAAATAAAACCACATTTGGCGCTTCATAAAAAACACTGAAATGCCTAAATTAAAACTATCTGTAATTATTCTTACCTACAATGAAGAAAATTACATCGCCGATGCAATAAGGTCTGTTGCATTTGCAGACGAAATCATTGTATTAGACTCTTATAGTACAGACCGAACCCCGGAAATTGTTTCTGCTTTTAATGCAAAACTGATCTATCGCAAATTTGATAATTACAGTAATCAAAGAAATCATGCTATTCAATCAGCATCGGGGGAATGGATACTATTTTTAGATGCAGACGAAAGAGTCTCTACAGAACTAAAAGATGAAATAGTAAAAAGCATCAATTCTCATGAACATGATGCCTACAAAATATGGTTCCCTCATTTTTTTATGGGACGTTTTCTATTTCACTACACAGACAAAGTAACCCGGCTTATAAAAAACAATAATATACATTTTGAAAATGAGGTTCATGAAAAACTGATTTTGAAATCGAAGCCTGGACTGTTAAAAAATCATATGATTCATTATACCTATAAAGGACTCTTTAATTTTATAAGCAAAAAGGATAAATATGCTTGGTTTCAAGCAAAAATGTCAGTAAAAAAAGGTAAAAAAGCGACTCTTTTTCTATTATTTTTCAAACCCTTTTACAGATTCTTTCATACTTATTTTATAAAAAGAGTATTTCTTGACGGTGTTCCTGGTCTTGCTGCCGCCGCAATTGATGCTTATGGTGTTTTTTCTCGATATGCTAAAATAATCTTGCTAAAAAAGGAACTAGAATAATTTTACTTTCTCAAATTCTATTCTATTTTTTCTAATTAAACTTTATTAGTAATCGCAAAGCATAATCAAACAGATTTCGTGTTACATCATCAAATGTCAAAATGATACTTTTTTAGGTTAACTAACTATTCTTTCTAGTTCAGAAAAATGAAAGGTTTTAAAATTATTGTCCTTCAATTTTTTTTCAAGATTTTGAACTTGAAATCTTAATTTATTTACAATTTGATTCTTTCTCACAAATAGTATGGTACATAAGAAAAGGAAGCCTGCTTATTATATTTTTTAAAAATTTTTCTTACAAAATAAGAATTTTAATATTACTTTTGCACAAAAAAAGAAGATGAAACGCTATAAAGTAAGTATTGTAGTTAATATAACTGGCGATAATGAAGAAGAAATAAATCAAAATCTTAACAACCTATCATTTGCTGACGAAATAATTGTAATTACTAAAAATCCGGGAAACTTAAAAACAGAATCAATTACTCTTTTTCTCATTTACGCCAGTCATGAATTAGAAAAAGCACAACAAGAAGCAATTAGACTTGCGCAAAATGACTGGATAATGTTAGTTGATTCAAATCACTTTATAACTGATGACCTTAAGGAAGAAATTATACAAAAAATAAGCAGACAAAATTATATTAACTCTTTTTATGCTAAGGAAATTTTATTTTTCTTTGGCAAATCAATACAATTTGGAGCATTTTTTAATAAGAGAAAAATGTTTCTTTTAGATCGAAGCAGGTATTGTTTTGAAGAAAAAAAAACGATGTCAAATTTTTTATCTAATAAGTCTGCAACACTAAAAAGTAAAATAAATCTAAATTCGTACTCAAACTTTGACGATTACAATTGTAAATTAAACGAAATTAGAAAAGAAGAAGCCTTACTATTATTTAAGCAAAATATCAAACCTAATTTCTATCACTTTCTTTTTAAACCATTTTTTAGTTTTATAAACCAATATTTCTTAAAACTTGGTCTTGTTGATGGTCGAGAAGGATTTATACTTGCCTATATAAATTCTTTTTCAATTCTAAAAAGATACCTTGTTTTATGGCTTCTATATAAAGATATGGACTAACTATTGCACAGATTAAAAAAACAAACACCATTTTAAAATCAATTTTATTGCAAATAAAAACCTGTATCATAAAAAATAAAAAAAACTGTTTCATAATACAAAATAATCATAGTAGAATTATTTCATTATCGTCTTGCTTTTTTCTTAGATCAAATTTATAAAATCAAAAATCTTGTATAAACTCATTCTTTCATTCTTTTAAAATTCCTTTATAAAATAACAGGAATTTGGATTTTTTTGCTTCATTTGCAAACTTATTACAACACTACATAAATGAAGATACTTGTAATCCAACAAAAAATGATAGGAGATGTTTTGATTAGCAGTATTATATGCAATAATTTGCGTACCGCTTATCCAGATGCCCAAATTGATTATTTGGTTTACGCTTCGACCACTCCGGTTTTAGAAGGAAACCCAAATATTGACAACATCATTTTATTTGAAGAAAGACATCGTAAAAGCAAAAAAGAGTTATTAAATCTTGGTTTTCAGATTCGAAATGAAAAATACGATATTTTAATCGATGCTTACTCGAAATTAGAAAGCTGGATTCTGGTATTTTTAAGCAATGCCAAAAGAAAAATATCATACAAAAAACCGGGCAGAAATTTTCTTTACACTAATAATGTTCCTTTTGAACCTTTTCCTAAAACCAATTTAGGTTTAGCTATTGAAAGACGTCTTTCGTTATTAGAACCTTTAGATTTAAAAATAAACATCGATCCTATTCCTAAGTTATTTATTTCTGAAAAAGAAAATCACGATGCATTGGCTTTATTTGAAAAACATCAGGTTCGAAAAGACAGGAAAACTATAATGATCAGCCTTTTAGGAAGTGAGAAACTAAAAACATATCCTTTAGGATTTATGTCCAAAGTTGTTGATTATATTGCTGATAATGCCGATGTAAATATCCTTTTTAATTATTTCCCTAAACAATTAGAAGATGCTAAAGCCGTTCTTAATGCGTGCAAACCTTCAACACAGCAAAAGATTTATTTTGATCTATTAGGCAGTGATTTACGTTCTTTTATTGCTATTATGAATCAGTGCGACGTAATTATAGGAAACGACGGTGGTGCCATAAATATGGCGAAGGCATTAGAGAAACCTTCGTTTATAATTTTTTCTCCTTGGATCGAAAAGAAAATCTGGGCTACTTTTGAAGATGGCATTCATCATCTTTCTGTACATTTAAAGGATTACCGTTCGGATTTATTTGCTAATAAATCCGAAAAAATGCTGAAGAAAGAATCTTTGTCTTTGTATCAGGAATTTAAACCTGAGTATTTTGAAAATCAAATTAAATCATTTCTGGAAAAAAATATAAACTAAAAATGATTTCTTCTTCTCAAAACCAACTTTTATCGGCTTTACTTATTACGTATAACGAAGA
This portion of the Flavobacterium gelatinilyticum genome encodes:
- a CDS encoding glycosyltransferase family 9 protein translates to MKILVIQQKMIGDVLISSIICNNLRTAYPDAQIDYLVYASTTPVLEGNPNIDNIILFEERHRKSKKELLNLGFQIRNEKYDILIDAYSKLESWILVFLSNAKRKISYKKPGRNFLYTNNVPFEPFPKTNLGLAIERRLSLLEPLDLKINIDPIPKLFISEKENHDALALFEKHQVRKDRKTIMISLLGSEKLKTYPLGFMSKVVDYIADNADVNILFNYFPKQLEDAKAVLNACKPSTQQKIYFDLLGSDLRSFIAIMNQCDVIIGNDGGAINMAKALEKPSFIIFSPWIEKKIWATFEDGIHHLSVHLKDYRSDLFANKSEKMLKKESLSLYQEFKPEYFENQIKSFLEKNIN